The Anaerolineales bacterium region AGCCGAGAAAGACCACCAGCCCGAGCATGACCAAAAAACTATAACGGCGAACACGTTCTAAAAAATCGGCGCGCGCCAAATGGTAGATGATGCGGGCGGAGTTCATTGTCTACCGCCAATGAAATAAAGATACGCATCTTCAAGATTCGGCGAAACGGTTTGTGCGTTCGCGTCAGGCATGTGCGCGCTGACCACACGAACCTGCACACCGTCGCTGCGGCGGATGGTTCCACTGATAATGTGTTTTTGTTTGATCGCTGGCAGGTCATCGCTGTGGACTGTCCACTCCCAAACTTTATTCTCAATTTCCTTGAGCAGACTTTCGGGCGCGGCTTCGCGCAAGAGTTGACCTTTGTTAACAAGTGCAATATGCGTGGCGGTCGCTTCTACATCTGAAACAATATGTGTGGATAAGATCACGATTCTTTCTCCCGACAGGTCTGAGAGCAGATTCCGAAAGCGGACTCTCTCTTCGGGATCCAACCCGACGGTAGGTTCGTCTACGATGAGCAGTTGCGGATCGTTGAGTAAGGCTTGTGCGATACCCACACGCTGTTTCATGCCACCCGAATATCCGCTGAGCGGACGTTTCGCGGCGTCGACCAGATTAGTGAGTTGCAAAAGCTCATCAATGCGTTTGCGGGCAGTCCTGGCATCGAGTCCTTTGATAGCAGCCATATATTCGAGAAACTCAATTGCATTCAAGTTTGGATAAACGCCAAAGTCTTGCGGCAGATATCCCAACACATCGCGCAGGGTGTCTGGTGATTTGACAATGTCCGTGTCATTCCATGTGATCGTTCCATCAGTGGGTTTTGTGATCGTTGCAAGCATCCGCATAAAGGTAGATTTGCCCGCGCCATTCGGACCGAGTAACCATAAAATACCAGGCTTGATCTCAAGGGAAAAATCTTTAAGTCCCCAAAATCCGCGTTTGTATTCTTTTCCCAATTTATTGATGGCGAGTTGCATAAGGTTCTCCAATAAGCGAAAGATATGAGAATTGTAGTTTGTTTACGAGATGCAGAGTAGATGGTTGCATCTGACCGCAAATTTCCAGCAGGTTTGCCGATTATACGATTCGGGCAGGTGGTTTTCTGTTTTATTACAACATGCCATCTGGTTGATAGCGCAGAAAGAAGCCAGTCCGCAACAATCCCCACACGATCGCGAAGATGCCGCTAAAAACCGCCACCCAGCCGACATCGGGCTGGAATAGAATCATGGTCGGAATGTTTGCTCCAAAGGTACTTGGCAAAATCACGAGAAGTACATAAGCGATGACGACATTCCAGACCAACGGCAGAGCGATATAGCGCGCGATTTGCTCCCGCCTTGAGAATTGCACACTCTTCCGCCAGGAACGGATGCGGCGAGTCGTTGCCAGAACGGCGAAAATATGGAGGATAGGAATTAACATCACGAGAGTGTAGACGATTCGCATGTAAATGAATTCTTTTCCCGGAATGATTTCCTGTCCAAGCAACATGCGCAGTACACTGCTTGGAAGTCGCGATACACGAATCCCTAACATCGGACTATAAGTGTTCATCACCATCGCCATAGCAATGTCTTCCTCTGGCACAAGAAACATGTCAGTGGTATATCCCGGTACCTCTCCATTGTGTCTGATCACCTCCACCGTTTGAAAGTGTTGCACCTCCCAACCCATTGCATAATAATCGGTTGAATCTGACATTTGGACAGCGGGAGTATGGAGTTCAGCGATCCCTTCAGGTGAGAGCACAGATACATTCTGAAAGTATCCATCGTTAAGTTGTGCGATCAAATAATGACCGAAATCTTCAGCGCTCAGGATGAGTTGACCTGCTGGGAGTGAACCACGTGAGAAAGGCAAGTTGGGCGAGGCGATGGGAACCCCAAACCATTTCTGATAGCCTACCGCGAGTCCATATTGTTGAGCATCCATTTTTGAAGTAAAACTGTTTTGCATATCCAAGGGTCGGAAGATATGTTCCCTGATGTAGGTCTCATAGGATTGACCGGTGACCGCTTGAATGACCATGCCCAGGGTAACATAGTTTGCATTGGAGTACTCATAACGCTCGCCGGGTAGAGCAACCAGTTCGACATTTGCCAATGCTCTAACATTATTCTCGATCGCCGAATCGCTCAGGTCGGTATTTGCTAGTTGCTCCCGTCCGATGGATACGGGAAGTCCGCTTGTCTGGTTGAGAAGTTGACGGATTGTGATTGTTTTGGATGCATCGATATCTGCAACCCGAAACCAAGGCAGATACGTTTGTACAGGCGCATCCAACTTGATCTTGCCTGCTTCCACCAATTGCATGACGGCAAGGGCGGTAAACGATTTGCCAGTGGAACCGGTAAAGAATGGCGTCTGCGGCGTGACCGGGTTTCCATCAGCCTCGGCAACCCCAAACGCCTTCAGGTGAACAATTTGGTCGCCCTGCACGATGACAAGCGCTGCGCCGGGGATATCAAGCTCTTCCATCTTTGTGCTGACGTACGTATCAACTTTTTCATAATTTGTGAGATTGGCTTGCGCGAAGGATTGACTGACGCCAAAACCAGAAGAGATGAATACCAAAATCGTCAAACCTGCAAAGATGATTTTGCGAATCATAAGCCTATCTCGTTCCTAACTCACGCACTTGCTGGATCATCTGGAGGATTACTTCAATGGCAACCTGCGGCTCATCCACTTGAACATTGTGGCCGCTGTTTTCTGCAAACAAATGCTGGCTATTGGATGATAACTCGAGCAGTTCAGACTGCCATTCGGGCCATCCTGGAAGGCCATTCAATGTAGCGGTCAGAACGATCAGCGGCAAGTCGCCGAAGGATTTCACGGCAGCTGCCTGCCCTGCCGAAGCTGGCAATCCCTGGTATTCGTTATCTGTAGTTTGAAAATTTTGAGGGCGAATATAGAGCGGATAGTAGGCTTCCTGACCGGGAGGCATAGCAGGGGCAAGTACAGGCAATTTCACAAGCAAGCGGGCAACCCCAAAGCGAGCCAACATAGCTTTAAAAGAAAATGGCTGGGATTGCGATTCCGTTGCTGGAGATTGAGTAACTTGCTTCGGGTTCATCGAATCCACCAGCACAACTCCTGCCACCTCCGAAGAATAATCGTGGACAAAGATTCGGATATCGAGACCGCCCAACGAATGACCCACTATGACATATGGTCCTGGAATCTGAGCGTTTTGCAATAGAGTATGCAGTTCCATTGCATGCTGCTCTGCATCCCGTGGAAGTGGACCTGCCTCGCTCCAACCCAGACCAGCTCGATCATAAGTGCAGACCCGGGTCGTCTTGGCGACTTCCTGTTGTACAACTCCCCATGTGGTTGACCAATCTCCCAGCCCGGCATCGATTACCACAGTGGGACTACCGGTACCGGTGCAGTTAATATGCAGGCGATACCCGCCCACATCCACTAATTGACCCAGTGGTGGATATGCTTTTGCATCGGCGGCTTCCGCCATGGACTCGTAAATGGCTCCCACCAACGCCAATCCTATTATTGAAACCGCAACGCGGCCCAGCCAGATTAACCTTGCGTTCATTTCTTTTTTCCTTTTTAGTTGAAAATGCTTTCGCGGTCTTTTTCATTTGGGTAGTGTCCATCATTACGAGGACACAGCTGACTTTATTGAGCAACCCTATTTTCCAATCAGCCATTTCACTGCTTGGTCAATATTAGTAAATACCTTTTCGTTGTGTCCGCGATTAACCATGACATTTTCATGAAAAACATAATCATCAAAATCTTTCGCTGCGACATTTGCTCGCTTATAAAACCATACGGTTAAACCAAAAGAGGTGAATATGTTCTTAATGCGATCAGGCAATTCATAAATCTGTAAAACTGATAATTTTCTTGACACCTTACGAAAATCAGTAAAGATAAAACGGCAATCTTTTTCTTTGGCTATTTCCGCGATTTTGGTAATAATTTCCTCGACTTCACCTAAAGTCATATCCCCTTGCAATTTAGATTCAACAATGTGTAATTCTGAATTGTAAATAACCGTATGCGACATAGTTTTACCTCGTCGAATATAAGTGGCGGCTCTGTGAAGAAAGAGTAGTAATTGCATTGTTTGATCTTCTGACCTCCTTCACACAACAACACGCACCTTCATTCGCTCTTTTGGGCGGCCAGCACGAATTGGCATCTGCTTTGTCGGGATGTTTAGAAACCATCTCACCGCAACTCCAGCATGGGGCGAGGACCGATTCAATCATGGGAACTTGTAACAGTTCGGCGCCAATGCGGGCGCGTTCAGTTGAATCTGAATAGGGTGCAAGCCCTACTCTCCCATCCAATGTGAAAGAGAGTTGTCCCACAAAGTCAAAACCTGCTTTGCTCATCCCAGCGCCGGAGGGAAGGTTTTCTGGAGCATGGATGATCCAAAACCTTTTGGCGTTTTGGATTTCCTGTTCAAGAATGGACTGTAGCAATCGTGGATATAGTCCACGACCCTGCCAATCTGGGAGAGTTGCAAAATCCCATAGATAGCGATCATCCGATGGAAGTTCGGTGTTAATGTTGAGTTCGCCAATGGATATTTTGCTTGTGGCGAGCCAGCCATACGCAACCGGTTGACCATCCATTCGCGCAACGTACGGACGATGCCCATCTTTTAGACGGTCAAGCACTTCGGTGTGAGAGATGTGATTGATCTCAGCGAGTTCATGAGAGTCGAGGGCGGGACCAGCTGTAAATCCAGGTAATGATGCGATTGGGGTCAGGGTATCCTCAATCCAGAAGGTGGCGAATGACATTTTGTCTCCTTTTAGCGTCGAAGCTATATTAGGACCAACTCCACGCGTACCAAACGGTAATCAGGTTGAATCCCAGCCCAACCACAATCAGGAACTTGTCGTACAACGATGGATAGGTTGGTAAGCCGGCGACATTGAAAAGAAAGAAGAAAGCGGCGACGATAATATGCACCCAGCGAAGGGATGGCGACCCGAAAAACACCGATAGAAAAACCATTAGGATTGGGATGAGCATCAGGGCAGCGATTCCCAGCCACATACCCTGACCCATTCTCTGCCCCATGATCTCGCCAGGTTTGAAGTCGCCGCTGAAGATGCGCAGGACATCACCGAGCAGGTAGGTCAGCATCAGGCACGCCCACAACGTGGTGAGTTTGATTTGAATAGTTTCCAAGATTTGATTCCTTTCTACATTGTGATAACAATTTTGTCCTGAGCGCGACCCGCCCATAACGACAAGCGAATTAAACTATATTGCCGGGTCGCTCCTACTTCGTTTTATTTTGTAGGCTCAGAAATGAAGGCGGCTGAATTGAATCCCTTGGCGATCAGCCACACGCCGATGGATATTTCCCATAATCCTCCTGGAAGTGTGTGGAGCAGTTGCAGATTGAAGCCCAAGATTTCCAACATAGATCCGCCTAAAAAGCTCACATATCCAATGAATCCCCAAATAATGAAAAACTGCGGAACTAATTTTGCCCGATAGAACCCGTAGCAAAGCGTCAAGCCAGCTACCCCTAAAGCAACCATGCCAATCTGGTAGGTGTACGCCTGCGCCTGAGTTAACAAAGCGCTCAGTGATTGAAGATAGGGGATTTCAGGAGCGCCAACTTTCAAAAATTCGGCGCCAAGCGGAATTTGAAGCAGGATAAATAAAGCCGAGACGGCAATGACAGCCGCTTCGACGATTCGGGAAGCGAAATAGCTGAGTGCAATGCGCTCGTCATTTTGCTTCAAAATCGGGTACATCAGCACACCGTGAGCCGCGTCGCCAGCGGCGGCGATCAGCCAGAGCAGCGCGCCGATTGCGATCATCATGCTCTTCGCAGAAACCGTGTCAAGCTGACCCGGTGTACCAAGCACCGATCCCGCAATGCCTACAATGAATCCCAAAATGTATAGAGTGCCGACTACCTTTGCTGTCGTTCTGTATGTGTTAACTTTTGTTTCCATGCTTCTTTTTCTCCTTTGATTGAATTCATTTTTTATCTCCTCGTTGTCTGTATTCTAGATTCTGGCGTTATGACTTATGGTAATGACGACATTTCCCTTTTTCTGGCCTGTTTCGACATAGCGATGAGCCTCGGCAATTTGTTCCAACGGATAGCGTCTATCAATAACCGATTTCATCTCCCCCGCTTCAATTAGCGCTTTGAGGAACAATAAATCTTCATTCTTTTGGTTGGCTGCCCCAATGATCACTTTCTTGCTGCTTCTAATCGAAGTCCATCGCCCCCTTACCATTTGCGACAACCCAGCGTTGCCCAAGAGATACCGACCATTTTGTTTTAACGACCTTACACTGCCTGAAAACGAACTCCTGCCCATCACATCAAAAATAACGTCATAGATCTCAGTACGTTTGGTAATATCCTCCTGGGTGTAATCAATGACATGGTCTGCCCCGATAGCGCGCAGCATATTCAATTTACCCGAACTGTCCACTCCAGTCACTTCAGCCCCAAAATACCTGGCAAGCTGTACCGCAAAAGTACCAATACTTCCACCCGCGCCAATAATCAAAACCTTTTCTCCGCGCTGGATATTTCCTTTTCTAATAAAATGCAAGGCTTCCAGCCCGCCAGTGGGAACCGCGGCGGCTTCCTCGTAGGTCATATTTGCCGGTTTCGTTGCCAGAACTCCCATTGCAGATTCTTCGGGGAGACATAGATACTCGCCATATGCTCCGAAACCCAAACCGGTGGTACCAAAAACCTGATCACCTGGTTTGAAGCGTTTTACATCTTTGCCAATTGCTTCAATTTCTCCAGCGAGCTCCTGTCCTAATATCGTTATTCGTTTAGGTTTTCTGAAACCCGCATACATTCGCATGGGAAGCCGAACAAGAATGGGCATCTTGAGGTTTCGTGTTTCACAGTCACCTGTGGTTACTGTCGTGGCATGGATTTTTATCAGCATTTCATTGGCATTGGGAGTAGGTTTGCCTATCTCTTTGAGCTGAAGAACATCCGGCGATCCATAGTTTGTCCACACAATGGCTTTCATAATAAGTTACCTCACGTCGATAACAACATTTCCCTTTTTATGTCCTGCTTCGACATAGCGATGAGCCTCGGCAATCTGTTCCAGCGGGTAGCTTCGATCGATCACGGCTTTTATTTTCCCTGTCTCGATCAATCCATTGAGGAAAATTAATTCCTTGATCTTTTCGTTGGATGATCTCAACCCTGTAGCCGCGATCCCTACCTTTTTGCCACCCTTCTTGGATGTCCATAACATTTGAAGCATGGCCACTGGCGATGGAACCGTTGTCAGATATATCCCATTTTCAGTGAGCGAGACTTTACAGCGTGAAAACGGACTATTGCCCACTGTGTCAAAAATGATGTCGTACGTCTCACTATTCTTCGTAAAATCCTCCTTGGTGTAATCAATGACCTTGTCGGCGCCCAACGATCTCACCATTTCCAAATTCGCCGTGCTGCATACCCCGGTCACATCCGCCCCGAAGTATTTGGCAAGTTGTACGGCAATGGTTCCCACCGCTCCAGAGGCTCCGTTGATCAGGACTTTTTGTCCACTCTGAATGTTTCCCTTATCTCTCAGGAAGGGTAAGGCTGTTAATGCCCCGTTAGGCAGAGCGGCAGCTTCCGCATAGGTGATATTGGCTGGTTTCATGGCAAGCGCCCCATCTTCAGGCATACAGATGTATTCGGCATAGGTACCTAATAAGCCCAGACCGGTATTTCCATACACCTGATCGCCTTTATTAAAGCGTTTTACATCTTTTCCAACGGCTTCCACTTCGCCAGCCAGATAAAACCCCAGGATGGATTTCTTGGGTTTCAAAAAACCATTGAGACCTGGGCGGGCGCGGATGCCTGGGTCCTCGACTGCGACCGTTGTTGCAACTATTCTTATCAGTACTTCATTGTCCTTGGGGGCAGGCTTGGCTACCTCCTTTAGTTTAAGGACATCTGGCGCCCCAAATTTTGTGTACACGATTGCTTTCATTCCGTAAGTGTTAACTTTTGTATCCATGCTATTTTCTCCTTTGGTTGAATAATATTGATTGACCGATAGCAACGTCATGCCTGCATCACGTATTTTTCTTAGCAATCCATGTAACGCAGCCTGATCGATCACAGGACCCGTCAACAGCGTATTGCCGTTCTCTTCCAGGGTAATGCTCATGCCCTCAAACCACTCTACCCATTGATCATTCAGGTGTCCTTTGATCCGGATTTGATATATGGCTGGCTGACTTGGGTCAGTTGTCGGGTTATTTCTATTTGTCATTCCGTGTTCCTGTTGTGGTCGGTCACTACAGCCCATACCACTTGTTCAATGTAGAGTCAGTTTATCTACAAGGAGGTATTAACGGATAGACACTTAAGTGTTGTTGGGGGGTGTTGTTTTTGGATGTACTGTGGCAGAGGAAGGTTTAAAACGGTGGCTTTTGAGATTTGAGACTATGAGCTAACCCCTTTAATGTGTGCTCAGTCCTTGATACCAGGCTTGCGAGCTTGGGTTATAACAAGCCCAGTTCGCGGGCGCGTGCTACGGCTTCGGTGCGATTTTGGACCTGTAATTTGTCAAAGATAATTCGATTATGCCCTTTAACAGTATTCAAGGCGAGGAAAAGCCGCTTGCTGATCTGGTCATTCGAAAATCCCTGGGCGACGAGGCGCAGCACTTCCAACTCACGCTGACTTAACGCCTCGACCATGCCCGAAGCTGGCTTGCCGCTACCTGCCGGTTGGGCAAAAGCTGACAGGAGTCTGCCAAGATAAACATGTAGTTCCTGATACTGGCTGCGAGGCTGCTTATCAACCCACAACTGAAAAGCTGAAAGCAACAGCTGCATAGGTTTGCCATCATTGATAAAAGTTCGGAAGTAGCCTTCTGGCATTGCCAGGAGCAAGGATCGCTCCAGCGAAGCGAATGCCTGGGGTGTGTTGCCAGCCGTATGGTGTGCAAGAGCCGTCACGATCAGAATCTCCACCATACTGCCCATTCTGTTTTGATCTTCCGCCGCCTTCAAAAGACGTTTCAGCAAGTTCAATGCATCTTGAATAACGCGTTCCTTCCGATTGACCTCATACTCGGCTAACAACACCCGTGCCAAGGTTGTATGTTCGAACTCGCGCAAATAGCTGAGATCATCTTTTGCGGAAATTCCTTGCTCGCGTACCCATGCCTCCGCTTTCGGTAATTGTCCTTGCTTGATATGGATTCTTGCCTTGATGGCGTCAACAGGGCGCGTATTTGGAATGAGAGATCTGACATAATACCGTTTAGCTTCATCCAGCAAGTCGAGCGCAGAGACCAAATCTCCCTCCGACTCTTTGAACCAAGCCTGAGCAAGGTATTTTCGATAGGACCAGTCCTGCAAGGCGGACTGCTGACCCAGTTCCATGCTCTTTTGAAAGTGTTGTGCGGCAGATTCATCTTCTCGCATTTCATGGTAAAGAAGCGCCAAACCCAAA contains the following coding sequences:
- a CDS encoding serine hydrolase domain-containing protein, which produces MIRKIIFAGLTILVFISSGFGVSQSFAQANLTNYEKVDTYVSTKMEELDIPGAALVIVQGDQIVHLKAFGVAEADGNPVTPQTPFFTGSTGKSFTALAVMQLVEAGKIKLDAPVQTYLPWFRVADIDASKTITIRQLLNQTSGLPVSIGREQLANTDLSDSAIENNVRALANVELVALPGERYEYSNANYVTLGMVIQAVTGQSYETYIREHIFRPLDMQNSFTSKMDAQQYGLAVGYQKWFGVPIASPNLPFSRGSLPAGQLILSAEDFGHYLIAQLNDGYFQNVSVLSPEGIAELHTPAVQMSDSTDYYAMGWEVQHFQTVEVIRHNGEVPGYTTDMFLVPEEDIAMAMVMNTYSPMLGIRVSRLPSSVLRMLLGQEIIPGKEFIYMRIVYTLVMLIPILHIFAVLATTRRIRSWRKSVQFSRREQIARYIALPLVWNVVIAYVLLVILPSTFGANIPTMILFQPDVGWVAVFSGIFAIVWGLLRTGFFLRYQPDGML
- a CDS encoding NAD(P)-dependent alcohol dehydrogenase, which produces MTNRNNPTTDPSQPAIYQIRIKGHLNDQWVEWFEGMSITLEENGNTLLTGPVIDQAALHGLLRKIRDAGMTLLSVNQYYSTKGENSMDTKVNTYGMKAIVYTKFGAPDVLKLKEVAKPAPKDNEVLIRIVATTVAVEDPGIRARPGLNGFLKPKKSILGFYLAGEVEAVGKDVKRFNKGDQVYGNTGLGLLGTYAEYICMPEDGALAMKPANITYAEAAALPNGALTALPFLRDKGNIQSGQKVLINGASGAVGTIAVQLAKYFGADVTGVCSTANLEMVRSLGADKVIDYTKEDFTKNSETYDIIFDTVGNSPFSRCKVSLTENGIYLTTVPSPVAMLQMLWTSKKGGKKVGIAATGLRSSNEKIKELIFLNGLIETGKIKAVIDRSYPLEQIAEAHRYVEAGHKKGNVVIDVR
- a CDS encoding ABC transporter ATP-binding protein, with translation MQLAINKLGKEYKRGFWGLKDFSLEIKPGILWLLGPNGAGKSTFMRMLATITKPTDGTITWNDTDIVKSPDTLRDVLGYLPQDFGVYPNLNAIEFLEYMAAIKGLDARTARKRIDELLQLTNLVDAAKRPLSGYSGGMKQRVGIAQALLNDPQLLIVDEPTVGLDPEERVRFRNLLSDLSGERIVILSTHIVSDVEATATHIALVNKGQLLREAAPESLLKEIENKVWEWTVHSDDLPAIKQKHIISGTIRRSDGVQVRVVSAHMPDANAQTVSPNLEDAYLYFIGGRQ
- a CDS encoding alpha/beta hydrolase; translated protein: MNARLIWLGRVAVSIIGLALVGAIYESMAEAADAKAYPPLGQLVDVGGYRLHINCTGTGSPTVVIDAGLGDWSTTWGVVQQEVAKTTRVCTYDRAGLGWSEAGPLPRDAEQHAMELHTLLQNAQIPGPYVIVGHSLGGLDIRIFVHDYSSEVAGVVLVDSMNPKQVTQSPATESQSQPFSFKAMLARFGVARLLVKLPVLAPAMPPGQEAYYPLYIRPQNFQTTDNEYQGLPASAGQAAAVKSFGDLPLIVLTATLNGLPGWPEWQSELLELSSNSQHLFAENSGHNVQVDEPQVAIEVILQMIQQVRELGTR
- a CDS encoding DUF4386 domain-containing protein; amino-acid sequence: METKVNTYRTTAKVVGTLYILGFIVGIAGSVLGTPGQLDTVSAKSMMIAIGALLWLIAAAGDAAHGVLMYPILKQNDERIALSYFASRIVEAAVIAVSALFILLQIPLGAEFLKVGAPEIPYLQSLSALLTQAQAYTYQIGMVALGVAGLTLCYGFYRAKLVPQFFIIWGFIGYVSFLGGSMLEILGFNLQLLHTLPGGLWEISIGVWLIAKGFNSAAFISEPTK
- a CDS encoding GNAT family N-acetyltransferase yields the protein MSFATFWIEDTLTPIASLPGFTAGPALDSHELAEINHISHTEVLDRLKDGHRPYVARMDGQPVAYGWLATSKISIGELNINTELPSDDRYLWDFATLPDWQGRGLYPRLLQSILEQEIQNAKRFWIIHAPENLPSGAGMSKAGFDFVGQLSFTLDGRVGLAPYSDSTERARIGAELLQVPMIESVLAPCWSCGEMVSKHPDKADANSCWPPKRANEGACCCVKEVRRSNNAITTLSSQSRHLYSTR
- a CDS encoding NAD(P)-dependent alcohol dehydrogenase is translated as MKAIVWTNYGSPDVLQLKEIGKPTPNANEMLIKIHATTVTTGDCETRNLKMPILVRLPMRMYAGFRKPKRITILGQELAGEIEAIGKDVKRFKPGDQVFGTTGLGFGAYGEYLCLPEESAMGVLATKPANMTYEEAAAVPTGGLEALHFIRKGNIQRGEKVLIIGAGGSIGTFAVQLARYFGAEVTGVDSSGKLNMLRAIGADHVIDYTQEDITKRTEIYDVIFDVMGRSSFSGSVRSLKQNGRYLLGNAGLSQMVRGRWTSIRSSKKVIIGAANQKNEDLLFLKALIEAGEMKSVIDRRYPLEQIAEAHRYVETGQKKGNVVITISHNARI